Proteins encoded within one genomic window of Scheffersomyces stipitis CBS 6054 chromosome 3, complete sequence:
- the AMI1 gene encoding Glutamyl-tRNA(Gln) amidotransferase subunit A (amidase) (Glutamyl-tRNA(Gln) amidotransferase subunit A (amidase) (AMID1) (bacterial)~go_function amidase activity): SSDNSITREDLRNQVEKLKVKLNDEEEDDYYTLLAAMDSSIKKVLDMDDFYLPTDYERFPRKNIHRPVGVDNEANAWAYRVEIEDTKPEMSKSRPLAGRTITFKDCVEVGKVPQIGGTDSWKPWTPEADATVVTRALEAGAKLVGLATCENQCSSTSSSTSSTGDVPNPYGKSHSAGGSSSGCGYLVGTGEVDLAVGADQGGSIRVPSCQCGIVGLKPTFGLIPYSGIGSNEFNNDHAGPMTKDVLDNALLLGVLAGVDGFDDRQMGAPLYKDVPDYTKLVKESSVKGMKIGILKESLEVPAMTEAMKEKFLHQAKLWEALGAEVVEVSIPYHHIAPEIWMTGQRVAGAVRKLGMQCGRRVVQSSKAIDHCYPWTQESFEKAPVNVKNGLINGLYLMEKHPGIYVKTINLSFKARAEYDKALETVDVLITPTVPFAAPRHGDRKASPIKRIKNTIGLNANTGIFNITGHPALTFPMGFLASQEDPDMKFPVGIQIIGKHFDEQSVYAAAYAWEQAYNWKDY; this comes from the coding sequence TCCAGTGACAACTCTATTACGCGTGAGGACTTGCGaaaccaagttgaaaaattgaaggtgaaattgaatgatgaagaagaggatgacTACTATACCTTGCTTGCAGCCATGGATTCTTCCATCAAAAAGGTGTTGGATATGGATGATTTTTATCTACCCACAGACTATGAGCGTTTTCCCAGAAAAAATATTCATAGACCAGTAGGTGTAGATAACGAAGCTAATGCTTGGGCCTATAGGGTCGAAATAGAAGATACTAAGCCCGAAATGTCGAAAAGCAGACCACTTGCTGGTCGTACAATCACCTTTAAAGATTGCGTAGAAGTTGGTAAGGTTCCGCAAATTGGAGGTACCGATTCATGGAAGCCATGGACACCTGAAGCTGATGCTACAGTTGTCACCCGAGCCTTAGAGGCTGGTGCAAAGCTTGTTGGATTGGCTACCTGTGAAAACCAGTGTTCTTCTACCTCTTCTagtacttcttctactggtGATGTTCCCAACCCATACGGTAAGTCCCATTCAGCTGGTGGTAGCAGTTCTGGGTGTGGTTATTTGGTGGGTACTGGCGAAGTTGACCTTGCAGTGGGTGCTGATCAAGGTGGTTCTATCAGAGTGCCAAGTTGTCAATGTGGTATAGTTGGCTTGAAACCAACTTTCGGTCTTATTCCTTACTCTGGCATTGGAAGTAACGAGTTTAACAATGATCACGCTGGTCCAATGACAAAAGATGTACTCGACaatgctcttcttcttggtgttCTTGCCGGCGTTGATGGCTTTGATGACCGACAAATGGGTGCTCCTCTCTACAAAGATGTTCCAGATTACACGAAGTTAGTCAAGGAAAGCTCCGTCAAAGGTATGAAAATCGGCATCTTGAAGGAGTCATTGGAAGTTCCAGCCATGACTGAAGCAATGAAGGAAAAATTTCTACATCAGGCAAAGTTGTGGGAAGCTTTGGGAGCTGAAGTGGTTGAAGTATCTATCCCTTACCATCACATCGCTCCTGAAATATGGATGACTGGTCAAAGAGTTGCTGGTGCAGTCAGAAAGTTAGGTATGCAATGTGGTAGACGTGTCGTGCAATCTAGTAAAGCTATTGACCACTGCTATCCTTGGACTCAAGAATCTTTCGAAAAGGCACCAGTCAATGTCAAGAACGGGCTCATCAACGGTTTGTATCTCATGGAAAAGCACCCAGGAATCTACGTGAAAACTATTAACCTCAGTTTCAAAGCTAGAGCTGAATATGATAAAGCTCTTGAAACGGTTGATGTGTTGATCACACCAACTGTTCCCTTTGCTGCTCCACGCCATGGTGACAGAAAAGCTAGTCCAATAAAAAGGATTAAAAATACTATTGGTCTAAACGCTAACACGGGTATCTTTAACATTACTGGACATCCAGCTTTGACTTTCCCTATGGGATTCTTGGCTTCTCAAGAGGATCCAGACATGAAATTCCCTGTTGGTATACAAATAATCGGTAAGCATTTTGACGAGCAATCAGTATATGCTGCTGCATATGCATGGGAACAAGCATACAACTGGAAGGACTATTAA
- a CDS encoding predicted protein, whose protein sequence is MLRYARTVRFSQVGNSVRTSSGSFGPIRTIFISSHDRKSPSHSLSPISNLPNHNDSSTERARKTLDDDFQRKIKYDELKTRKRIEDLRALTKKVSQLVKQKQELSKIAKIPVPSDEIKKLKSVEDVVKVTKSQHVATVRTNIPEPETVTTHIEKEESEFVMEQNAFIVPATPIPEEIAKRLGLALRYLVSETNQNWTLVLDQLKADRGFKDLPYTTVVDFLTKIPASELQKVIPKVDQLLKEAKIPKTAKILNLYIASLASGSAVPNQVIQILENYCKRIRKLKKGKLPKRTCEVMVQAYGKNGNINRIQDLLSEMKLHKIEISGMALTNILATCVYKARDHKQAVEIFDTMRFQKEVYKPGTRAYQDIIVSYVNNDDIEKAIDIYREMITEKIEPNQQIMVALARGCASREAFKFKSWDFIFEINRNNWTPTLPTYEYMLYLSSRDGDLALTRALYSRLLKDNTVSLRSFNFLLLAYSKARLSDDLGEPFLINADEKGRKFRFNVIDRSGISDPTNQFPFLPFNELTTKEQIMAESSAIWAHACLNNSELINSESTTSYLNIASERGTLSDFIDRMEGSTFLDEKINNVLSGVVIEEPDVVVETTDFLTQKSSAHEKYDETSIVKSPILKSIQSKRTPRVSLTYVVALKAAGKFNNYNFANRIWQERGKFRKTETFKKLPRTEKDKLDFQFATQMVRTLTELNLLEDALAVLKSTEYQFRWTWKELDVLKSAAIRQGNTNVAQTVRSIARRAQLTYEGKIRRKDYKRYVMQRGY, encoded by the coding sequence ATGCTCCGATATGCCCGTACAGTACGATTTCTGCAAGTTGGTAACTCTGTCCGTACTTCTAGTGGTAGTTTTGGGCCCATACGAACCATTTTCATAAGCTCACACGATAGAAAATCACCTTCTCATTCTCTTTCGCCCATATcaaatcttccaaatcaTAACGATTCCTCAACCGAAAGAGCTAGAAAGACTTTGGACGACGATTTTCAACGTAAAATCAAATATGATGAGCTTAAGACACGCAAAAGAATCGAAGATCTACGTGCTCTCACTAAGAAAGTGTCTCAATTAGTAAAGCAGAAACAGGAACTATCCAAGATAGCCAAAATTCCTGTTCCCTcagatgaaatcaaaaaacTCAAAAGTGTTGAAGATGTAGTAAAAGTCACTAAGTCTCAACATGTAGCAACAGTTCGAACTAATATTCCAGAACCTGAAACTGTAACTACTCAtatagagaaagaagaatccGAATTCGTTATGGAACAGAATGCGTTTATTGTTCCTGCAACTCctattccagaagaaatagcaAAGAGATTGGGCTTGGCTCTCAGATATTTGGTTTCGGAAACTAATCAAAACTGGACCCTTGTACTTGACCAACTCAAGGCTGACAGAGGTTTCAAAGATTTACCCTACACAACAGTAGTAGACTTTCTTACAAAGATTCCAGCTTCGGAGTTGCAAAAGGTTATTCCTAAAGTCGACCAGCTTTTGAAGGAGGCAAAGATACCAAAGACTGCCAAAATATTGAACTTGTACATAGCCAGTTTGGCACTGGGATCAGCTGTGCCCAACCAAGTAATTCAAATCTTGGAAAACTACTGCAAGAGAATcagaaaattgaagaaaggaaaGTTGCCTAAGAGGACCTGCGAAGTTATGGTGCAAGCATATGGAAAAAACGGAAATATAAATAGAATTCAAGATCTCTTATCAGAGATGAAACTACACAAAATCGAGATATCAGGTATGGCTCTCACAAATATACTAGCCACTTGTGTCTACAAGGCTAGAGATCACAAACAAGCAGTAGAAATATTCGATACAATGAgatttcaaaaagaagtaTATAAACCTGGAACACGAGCATATCAAGATATCATTGTTTCATATGTGAACAATGACGATATCGAAAAAGCGATAGATATATACCGAGAAATGATAACCGAAAAAATCGAACCTAATCAACAAATCATGGTGGCTTTAGCTCGAGGTTGTGCTTCAAGAGAGGCCTTTAAATTCAAAAGTTGGGATTTCATATTTGAAATTAATAGAAACAACTGGACCCCGACATTGCCTACTTATGAGTATATGCTCTATTTGTCGTCTAGGGACGGTGATCTTGCTTTAACCAGGGCATTGTATTCAAGACTTTTAAAAGATAATACTGTTTCATTGAGGTCGTTCAATTTCTTATTATTGGCGTATTCTAAAGCCCGTTTGAGTGATGATTTAGGGGAACCATTTTTGATTAATGCAGAtgaaaaaggaagaaaattTAGATTTAACGTAATTGATAGATCAGGAATTTCTGACCCCACTAATCAGTTCCCTTTTCTTCCCTTTAACGAGCTCACAACTAAAGAGCAAATTATGGCGGAATCCAGTGCAATTTGGGCACATGCTTGTTTGAATAACTCGGAGCTTATCAATAGTGAAAGCACGACTTCATACTTAAACATCGCCAGTGAAAGAGGAACATTGAGTGATTTCATCGACAGGATGGAGGGGTCAACATTCCTTGATGAAAAAATTAACAATGTCTTGTCAGGAGTTGTTATAGAAGAACCAGACGTAGTTGTAGAAACTACTGACTTTTTGACACAGAAATCATCAGCTCATGAGAAATACGACGAAACTTCCATAGTAAAATCACCTATTTTGAAGTCCATTCAGAGCAAAAGAACTCCTAGAGTCTCATTAACATATGTGGTTGCGTTGAAGGCAGCTGGAAAATTCAATAACTACAACTTTGCCAATAGAATCTGGCAGGAAAGAGGAAAATTTAGAAAAACTGAAACCTTTAAGAAATTACCAAGAACCGAAAAAGATAAGCTTGATTTCCAATTTGCTACTCAAATGGTTCGAACCTTGACAGAACTTAATTTACTTGAAGATGCTTTGGCAGTGTTGAAGAGTACGGAATATCAATTTAGATGGACCTGGAAAGAGCTTGATGTCTTGAAGTCAGCTGCTATTAGACAAGGAAATACCAATGTGGCCCAGACTGTGCGCAGTATCGCAAGAAGGGCACAATTGACTTATGAAGGTaaaatcagaagaaaggaTTACAAGAGGTACGTGATGCAAAGGGGATACTAA
- the NAM2 gene encoding leucine--tRNA ligase (go_function tRNA ligase activity; ATP binding~go_process tRNA aminoacylation for protein translation), which translates to MFPYPSGILHLGHTRVYTISDVIARFKRLKGYNVIHPMGWDAFGLPAENAAVERGVNPADWTERNIDKMKEQIDFMLADFDWDREVTTCSPDYYKWTQKIFLLLFENGLAYRKEAQINWDPVDQTVLANEQVDSEGKSWRSGALVEKRNLEQWFIGITKYASELNRDLDYLKGWPQKVKAMQRHWIGESHGAEIIFPTNNSSHQELSVFTSRPDTLFSVQFLAISINHPLAKKAAESDTALAAFIKESSSASPDSKDGYLLRTKASIPINPFNDKQEVFDVPIYIAPYVLDTYGHGAVMGCPAHDERDFDFWKLHSPDSQIVQVVGLQDVEAAKTRGLDSPFTDKAGILYDSSVLEGGLKDLGDYHGKTTKQAAHDIVKSLENHGCGSKSTQFRIRDWLISRQRYWGAPIPIVHCDSCGPVAVPDEQLPVLLPKVSGSSFGKGNPLDKLESFVETSCPSCGAQARRETDTMDTFMDSSWYFFRYLDSQNEKMPFGHDVTTKNMPVDMYIGGVEHAILHLLYSRFISKFLGDVGLWNGKEVHNEPIKRLVTQGMVQGRTFTDPDTGRFLKPEEVSTLSREPTVIATGKVPKVSYEKMSKSKYNGVDPEECIKQYGADSIRAHMLFQAPVSDELNWNEEQIQGVQRWLRKVISLEETISRLALERKTYSGVDTFKLENFELCGVHHDVLEVSQNEFNLLSDVQRYIQRIANSIEVELSFNTVISDLMKLTNAIIAASKPGEDVNYEILLDSYRKLLIILSPITPCTAEECWERLNSNLELECKSIFHERYPTHQKIESPFTKYNVFVNGRARHSFEALKSLAEKSEAEILSHILKYDDVSKFVAVERIQKVITKPGMISIVMTKI; encoded by the coding sequence ATGTTTCCATATCCATCTGGTATTCTTCATTTGGGCCATACAAGAGTGTACACTATTAGTGATGTAATAGCTAGATTCAAGAGGTTGAAAGGTTATAATGTGATACATCCAATGGGATGGGATGCGTTTGGATTACCCGCAGAAAATGCTGCTGTGGAAAGAGGCGTGAATCCTGCTGACTGGACAGAGAGAAATATCGACAAAATGAAGGAACAGATAGACTTCATGCTAGCCGATTTCGACTGGGACAGAGAGGTCACTACATGTTCGCCAGATTACTACAAGTGGACACAGAAGATATTCTTGTTACTTTTCGAAAACGGTCTAGCCtatagaaaagaagccCAGATCAACTGGGACCCCGTAGACCAGACAGTGTTAGCCAATGAACAAGTAGATTCAGAAGGTaaatcttggagaagtggAGCACTAGTCGAGAAAAGAAACTTGGAACAGTGGTTTATAGGTATAACCAAGTATGCTTCTGAACTTAATCGAGACTTGGATTATTTGAAGGGATGGCCACAAAAGGTGAAGGCTATGCAACGGCACTGGATTGGAGAGTCACATGGTGCTGAAATCATCTTTCCCACCAATAACTCATCTCATCAAGAATTATCTGTTTTTACCTCTAGGCCAGATACGTTGTTCAGTGTACAGTTTTTGGCAATTTCCATAAATCATCCTTTAGCCAAGAAAGCTGCAGAATCAGATACTGCTCTCGCTGCCTTTATAAAAGagtcatcttcagcttcacCTGATTCTAAGGATGGATACTTGCTTCGAACAAAGGCGTCTATTCCTATTAATCCATTCAACGACAAGCAAGAAGTTTTTGATGTCCCTATCTATATTGCGCCCTATGTTTTGGATACATATGGTCATGGTGCTGTTATGGGTTGTCCAGCGCATGACGAAAGAGACTTCGACTTTTGGAAACTTCATAGTCCTGACAGTCAGATTGTGCAAGTTGTAGGACTTCAAGATGTAGAAGCTGCTAAGACAAGAGGCTTGGATCTGCCATTTACTGATAAAGCAGGTATTCTCTACGATTCATCTGTTTTAGAAGGTGGTTTAAAAGATTTGGGAGACTACCATGGAAAAACAACAAAACAGGCAGCTCATGATATTGTCAAGTCTTTGGAAAATCATGGTTGTGGATCTAAATCAACTCAGTTTAGAATCAGAGATTGGTTGATTAGTAGACAAAGATACTGGGGAGCACCTATTCCGATAGTCCACTGTGATAGTTGCGGGCCTGTAGCGGTTCCGGATGAACAGCTTCCTGTATTATTACCAAAAGTTAGTGGCTCTAGTTTTGGGAAAGGTAATCCTTTAGACAAGCTTGAAAGCTTTGTTGAAACATCTTGTCCCTCGTGTGGTGCTCAAGCTCGTAGAGAAACTGATACCATGGATACATTCATGGACTCATCTTGGTATTTCTTCCGTTATTTGGATTCTCAAAACGAGAAGATGCCTTTTGGTCATGATGTTACTACCAAAAACATGCCTGTAGATATGTACATTGGAGGCGTAGAACATGCTATTTTGCATTTACTATATTCCAGATTCATCTCCAAATTTCTTGGAGATGTTGGTTTGTGGAACGGCAAGGAAGTGCATAACGAGCCTATTAAGAGATTGGTTACGCAGGGCATGGTCCAGGGGAGAACATTCACAGATCCCGACACAGGAAGATTCTTGAAGCCAGAGGAGGTGAGTACTCTATCTAGAGAACCTACTGTTATTGCTACTGGCAAGGTACCTAAGGTTTCATATGAAAAGATGTCAAAATCTAAATACAATGGTGTAGACCCAGAAGAATGCATTAAGCAGTATGGTGCTGATTCAATCAGAGCCCACATGCTTTTCCAAGCCCCAGTCTCAGATGAACTCAACTGgaatgaagaacaaatccAGGGCGTTCAGCGTTGGTTAAGAAAAGTCATTTCTCTAGAAGAAACGATCTCTAGGTTAGcacttgaaagaaagacttaTAGTGGAGTCGATACTTTCAAGCTTGAGAACTTTGAACTTTGTGGTGTTCATCATGACGTGTTAGAGGTTAGTCAAAATGAATTCAACTTATTGAGTGATGTTCAACGTTATATTCAGCGTATTGCAAATTccattgaagttgaattaTCCTTCAACACCGTGATTTCagacttgatgaaattaaCCAATGCAATCATTGCTGCATCTAAGCCAGGAGAAGATGTAAATTATGAGATACTCCTAGATTCTTATAGGAAATTATTGATTATTTTGAGTCCTATCACACCCTGTACTGCCGAAGAGTGCTGGGAAAGGTTGAATTCCAATTTAGAATTAGAGTGCAAATCTATCTTTCACGAAAGGTACCCTACCCACCAAAAAATTGAATCTCCATTTACAAAATATAATGTCTTTGTTAACGGCAGAGCTAGGCATTCTTTCGAGGCCTTGAAGCTGTTGGCGGAGAAGAGTGAAGCTGAAATTTTATCGCATATTCTTAAATATGATGATGTTTCGAAATTTGTTGCAGTGGAAAGGATCCAAAAAGTAATTACGAAACCAGGTATGATTAGTATTGTCATGACAAAAATCTAG